In one window of Scylla paramamosain isolate STU-SP2022 unplaced genomic scaffold, ASM3559412v1 Contig37, whole genome shotgun sequence DNA:
- the LOC135097928 gene encoding ran-specific GTPase-activating protein-like isoform X1 — MALEKTDLDDSVVSEEGESTSRVGEHDPYFEPVVTLLEVFVVSDDDQEEEMIRLSFEVRQYKLFLYHTSESPPQWKERGMGAINILRNKQKKAVEFVQQQN, encoded by the exons ATGGCTCTTGAGAAG acagacctcgATGACAGCGTGGTGAGCGAGGAGGGGGAGTCAACCAGCAGAGTGGGGGAGCATGACCCCTACTTTGAACCAGTGGTGACCTTGCTGGAGGTCTTCGTGGTTAGTGAtgatgaccaggaggaggaaatgataagactGAGTttcgaggtcag GCAGTACAAGCTGTTTCTTTATCACACCTCTGAGTCGCCCCCACAGTGGAAGGAACGGGGCATGGGGGCCATTAACATTCTGAGGAACAAGCAGAAGAAGGCT gtGGAGTTTGTTCAGCAGCAGAATTAA
- the LOC135097928 gene encoding ran-specific GTPase-activating protein-like isoform X2: protein MTDLDDSVVSEEGESTSRVGEHDPYFEPVVTLLEVFVVSDDDQEEEMIRLSFEVRQYKLFLYHTSESPPQWKERGMGAINILRNKQKKAVEFVQQQN from the exons ATG acagacctcgATGACAGCGTGGTGAGCGAGGAGGGGGAGTCAACCAGCAGAGTGGGGGAGCATGACCCCTACTTTGAACCAGTGGTGACCTTGCTGGAGGTCTTCGTGGTTAGTGAtgatgaccaggaggaggaaatgataagactGAGTttcgaggtcag GCAGTACAAGCTGTTTCTTTATCACACCTCTGAGTCGCCCCCACAGTGGAAGGAACGGGGCATGGGGGCCATTAACATTCTGAGGAACAAGCAGAAGAAGGCT gtGGAGTTTGTTCAGCAGCAGAATTAA